A stretch of the Acyrthosiphon pisum isolate AL4f chromosome A2, pea_aphid_22Mar2018_4r6ur, whole genome shotgun sequence genome encodes the following:
- the LOC103310223 gene encoding beta-galactosidase: protein MGLLSENDETQSLIKKRKVTWYQKLSKCPYIAVLFGILLLTFIYIIYHVLIRNGPESKETPKVAERTFIVDHERNEFLKDGQVFRYVSGSLHYFRVPKPYWKDRIKKMKAAGLNAVSTYVEWSLHEPYPGVYNFEDNADLEYFLKLVQDEGMYLLLRPGPFISAERDFGGFPFWLLNVVPKNGLRTNDPSYKYYIAKWFDILMPKIVPFLYGNGGNIIMVQVENEYGFYYACDHQYMIWLRDLYKSYIKSKALLYTTDMCGDSYFKCGTVADVYATVDFGPWNTDVNQCFQHMKEFQNGGPLVNSEYYTGWGYYWGSPLQFISSDIFLSAMKEMLALNVSFNIYPFHGGTNFGFTTGSAKKSNEHFKPTKTSYDFTAPLNEAGDPTEKYFKIQKLLKETNFLVSNDISPVPAPKGYYGTLKMQHLVSIFEKVTQRIKPVESDVP from the exons atgggtttATTGTCTGAAAATGATGAAACACA ATCGTTGATAAAAAAACGAAAAGTGACGTGGTACCAAAAATTGTCAAAGTGTCCTTACATTGCTgtattatttggtattttgttactgacttttatttatattatataccacgtTTTAATAAGAAATGGACCAGAATCCAAAGAAACACCAAAG gtagCAGAGCGAACTTTTATTGTTGATCATGAACGTAATGAGTTCCTAAAAGACGGCCAAGTATTTCGGTATGTATCCGGTTCGCTTCACTATTTTAGAGTTCCTAAACCTTATTGGAAGGACAGAATTAAGAAAATGAAAGCAGCTGGTTTAAATGCTGTATCGAC tTATGTAGAATGGAGTTTACATGAACCTTATCCAGGTGTATATAATTTTGAGGATAATGCTGATTTAGAGTATTTCCTGAAATTAGTTCAAGACGAAGGAATGTATTTGTTGCTCAGACCTGGACCATTTATAAGCGCTGAAAGAgatttt GGTGGATTCCCATTTTGGTTATTGAACGTGGTGCCAAAAAATGGTCTGAGAACTAATGATCCAA gctataaatattatattgctaaatGGTTTGATATACTTATGCCTAAAATCGTTCCTTTTTTATACGGAAATGGTGGAAATATCATCATGGTTCAA GTAGAGAACGAATATGGATTTTACTACGCGTGTGACCATCAGTATATGATATGGTTACGAGATTTGTATAAAAGTTACATTAAATCTAAAGCTTTACTTTACACAACCGATATGTGTGGAGATTCATACTTCAAATGTGGTACTGTAGCTGATGTTTATGCTACCGTGGATTTTGGCCCTTGGAACACCGATG TTAATCAATGTTTTCAACACATGAAAGAATTTCAAAATGGAGGACCGCTAGTTAACTCTGAGTATTATACTGGTTGGGGGTACTATTGGGGTTCACCGTTGCAATTCATAAGTTCTGATATATTTTTGTCTGCCATGAAAGAAATGTTAGCTTTGAATGTATCCTTCAATATTTATCCTTTCCACGGAGGGACAAATTTCGGGTTTACGACTGGTTCCGCCAAAAAAAGTAATGAACATTTTAAGCCAACAAAAACCTCATATGATTTCACTGCCCCACTGAACGAAGCTGGAGATCCGACCGAAAAGTACTTTAAAATTCAGAAATTGCTCAAAGAAACT AATTTTCTAGTATCAAACGATATATCACCCGTTCCAGCACCCAAAGGTTATTATGGAACACTCAAAATGCAGCATCTGGTTAGTATTTTCGAAAAGGTCACGCAACGGATAAAACCGGTGGAAAGCGATGTTCCA